One genomic region from Bos javanicus breed banteng chromosome 14, ARS-OSU_banteng_1.0, whole genome shotgun sequence encodes:
- the LOC133260394 gene encoding non-histone chromosomal protein HMG-14, translating to MPKRKVSSAEGAAKEEPKRRSARLSAKPAPAKVETKPKKAAGKDKSSDKKVQTKGKREAKGKQAEVANQETKEDLPAENGETKNEESPASDEAEEKEAKSD from the coding sequence ATGCCCAAGAGGAAGGTCAGCTCCGCCGAGGGGGCGGCGAAGGAGGAGCCCAAGAGGAGGTCGGCGAGGTTGTCAGCTAAACCGGCTCCTGCAAAAGTGGAAACGAAGCCAAAAAAGGCGGCGGGAAAGGATAAATCTTCAGACAAAAAAGTgcaaacaaaagggaaaagagaagcaaagggaaAACAGGCGGAAGTGGCCAACCAGGAGACTAAAGAAGACTTACCTGCAGAAAATGGAGAGACTAAAAACGAGGAGAGCCCAGCCTCTGatgaagcagaagagaaagaagccaa